The following coding sequences are from one Microcoleus sp. FACHB-831 window:
- a CDS encoding MinD/ParA family protein, with protein MSKIISVHSFRGGTGKSNTTANVAAAMAALGQRVGIVDTDIQSPGIHVLFGMDESKMHRALNDYLWGRCPIEETAYDVTPSEVKAKKGSIYLIPSSIKAGEIAKILREGYDVNMLNNGFGELIKRLGLDYLFIDTHPGINEETLLSITISDVLVIILRPDRQDFQGTAVTVEVARKLGVPKMLLVVNKVLPSYDFDSVRQEIAKIYKAPVAGVFPLSEEMVQLASSDLFSLRFPDHPISKEIRAIAKSIKG; from the coding sequence ATGTCCAAAATTATCTCGGTTCACTCGTTTCGGGGGGGAACAGGCAAATCAAATACAACTGCTAACGTAGCTGCTGCTATGGCTGCTTTGGGGCAGCGAGTTGGTATCGTAGACACGGATATTCAATCACCAGGCATCCACGTCCTTTTTGGTATGGATGAAAGCAAAATGCACCGCGCCCTGAATGATTATCTCTGGGGTCGCTGCCCGATTGAAGAAACTGCATATGACGTTACTCCATCAGAGGTGAAGGCTAAAAAAGGTAGCATTTATCTTATCCCTTCAAGTATTAAGGCTGGCGAAATTGCCAAGATTTTGCGCGAGGGTTATGACGTAAATATGCTCAACAATGGGTTTGGTGAACTGATAAAGCGTTTGGGACTAGACTATTTGTTTATTGACACGCATCCTGGCATCAATGAAGAGACTTTACTTTCTATAACAATTTCTGATGTTCTGGTGATTATCCTGCGGCCAGATCGCCAAGACTTCCAAGGTACTGCTGTAACTGTAGAGGTGGCTCGCAAGTTAGGGGTTCCTAAAATGTTATTGGTAGTCAATAAAGTGCTGCCATCTTATGATTTCGACTCTGTGCGGCAGGAAATAGCAAAAATTTATAAAGCTCCCGTTGCTGGCGTTTTTCCTTTGAGCGAAGAGATGGTTCAGCTAGCTTCTAGCGATCTTTTTAGCTTGCGGTTTCCCGATCATCCTATTAGTAAAGAGATACGCGCGATCGCCAAAAGTATCAAAGGCTAA
- a CDS encoding pentapeptide repeat-containing protein: MTNPPDPPKSSSSTETPESANGKNAANENIRQNQRLTTGGTSIEQQHLANLSRSPSSPAVFRSKPPVSTIAVIAIAVMGVGLLFNNLWVGMSGAIVALLVSLPIVLQPLRRELMEVLTPKQRSLIVATLATIVALLGLLKFLGFYKNLFTWGRQIQWDAFGSLAEWFGALGQIFIAVLAVYIAWQQYVISRDLTIEQNRLTTQQNVITQQQTIDAYFQGVSDLALDEKGFLEDWPQEQAFAEGRTAALLGSVDAAGKAKVLRFLSQSRLLTPLKRDRRLGRPMLDGDGGYEEDRAYGVRVIDLGVMLAGGYLAGTDLRWTDLSEANLVKANLSSCDLVKANLSRTILYEANLAGADLKGTRLFYGPPETASPRSRTEVPDYRTGAFTGAVIENADFTDVQRLSEEQRQYCCAWGGEQTRSTVPGGCDGIPNKLGR, from the coding sequence ATGACCAATCCGCCCGATCCTCCTAAGTCCAGTTCATCAACAGAAACCCCGGAAAGTGCCAATGGCAAGAATGCTGCTAATGAGAATATCAGACAAAATCAACGTTTAACGACCGGGGGAACAAGCATCGAGCAGCAACACCTAGCGAATTTATCTCGATCGCCTAGTTCTCCCGCTGTGTTTCGCAGTAAACCGCCAGTATCAACGATCGCTGTTATTGCGATCGCTGTTATGGGTGTAGGGTTGCTCTTTAATAACTTGTGGGTGGGAATGTCGGGAGCGATTGTCGCCTTGCTAGTATCGCTACCCATTGTTTTGCAACCCTTGCGAAGAGAGTTGATGGAGGTGCTGACGCCAAAGCAGCGATCGCTGATTGTAGCAACTCTGGCGACGATCGTAGCGCTCTTAGGCTTGCTAAAGTTCCTCGGTTTCTACAAAAACCTCTTCACTTGGGGTCGGCAAATCCAATGGGATGCCTTTGGATCGCTAGCGGAATGGTTTGGAGCCTTGGGTCAAATCTTCATCGCTGTCCTAGCCGTCTACATTGCTTGGCAACAGTACGTGATTTCTAGAGATCTGACCATTGAGCAAAACCGCTTAACGACTCAGCAAAACGTTATCACCCAGCAGCAAACAATTGATGCCTATTTCCAAGGCGTCTCAGATCTAGCGTTAGATGAAAAAGGCTTTTTAGAAGACTGGCCCCAAGAGCAGGCGTTTGCAGAAGGTCGCACCGCAGCGCTTCTTGGTAGTGTCGATGCAGCTGGTAAAGCCAAAGTTCTGCGGTTTTTGTCCCAATCTAGATTGCTCACACCACTAAAGCGCGATCGCCGTTTGGGTCGTCCCATGCTCGATGGCGATGGGGGTTACGAAGAAGACCGTGCTTATGGCGTCCGCGTCATTGATTTAGGAGTGATGTTGGCTGGAGGATACCTAGCGGGGACTGACCTGCGCTGGACAGACTTGAGCGAAGCCAATCTTGTCAAGGCCAATCTCAGTAGCTGCGATTTGGTGAAAGCTAACTTATCGCGTACTATCTTGTACGAAGCTAATCTTGCTGGTGCCGATCTCAAAGGAACGCGGTTATTCTATGGCCCCCCTGAAACTGCTAGCCCTCGGAGCCGCACTGAAGTGCCCGATTACCGTACTGGAGCTTTCACGGGTGCAGTAATAGAAAACGCCGATTTTACCGACGTTCAAAGGCTATCGGAAGAGCAGCGCCAATACTGCTGTGCGTGGGGTGGCGAGCAAACAAGAAGTACAGTTCCCGGTGGTTGCGATGGGATTCCGAATAAACTAGGCAGGTAA
- a CDS encoding DUF4159 domain-containing protein, producing MNQPFPPPPIRSFERLQVQDGLLMTADRWRRAHEYHRQRQSVHYQSLNQPGIVCGLGVTLISAPNEVPAAYRDGRWLQIQPGIAIDLAGNPIVIPQPENYRLSIDPAKEETVYVVVSYVDPEKLRRKETSEIIKETFRIDEKNSPPSDLEVEVCRILLRPGAVQLEAPKDVLFPDYNNIDLRYRNQARSRPQTVINFGFVKHSEPAKPQSFSNVSYLLDSVAALYPALAAEKAVELNLKTLERAEKSNYDIIYLTGRRSLSINEQQFHVLKSYLDQGSVLLVDAPRDGTALVESIATLAQHLGTPLEYWERLSRNHPLRTQPFLFAALPTINEQPIQLLVGGGIVLLIGDLSSGWGLDEKLSLSRTTIRTAQELGINILNFASRRRQMTQLLKADIPEQAPAKPTGSKSVFDKLL from the coding sequence ATGAATCAACCATTTCCACCACCACCCATTAGAAGTTTTGAACGCTTGCAAGTACAAGATGGCTTGCTGATGACGGCTGACCGCTGGCGGCGAGCGCATGAATACCATCGACAGCGCCAAAGCGTTCACTACCAGTCGCTTAATCAGCCAGGAATTGTCTGCGGTCTTGGCGTAACTTTGATTAGCGCTCCTAACGAAGTACCAGCAGCATATCGTGATGGACGTTGGTTACAAATTCAGCCTGGAATTGCGATTGACTTAGCTGGCAATCCGATCGTCATTCCCCAACCCGAAAATTATCGACTATCTATCGATCCTGCGAAGGAAGAAACAGTATATGTGGTGGTTAGTTATGTAGATCCTGAAAAACTGCGTCGCAAAGAGACAAGCGAGATAATTAAGGAAACTTTCAGAATTGATGAAAAAAACAGCCCACCAAGCGACTTAGAAGTAGAAGTTTGCCGAATTTTGCTGCGACCGGGTGCAGTACAGTTAGAAGCACCTAAAGATGTATTGTTTCCAGATTATAACAATATAGATTTGCGGTATAGAAATCAAGCGCGATCGCGTCCCCAAACTGTAATAAATTTTGGCTTTGTAAAACATTCTGAGCCTGCTAAACCACAAAGCTTTTCCAATGTTTCGTACTTACTCGATTCTGTTGCAGCACTTTATCCTGCTTTAGCAGCAGAGAAAGCTGTAGAACTGAATTTAAAAACCTTGGAACGAGCAGAAAAATCAAATTATGACATTATTTATCTAACCGGACGGCGATCGCTCTCTATAAACGAGCAACAATTTCACGTCCTCAAAAGTTATTTAGATCAAGGCAGCGTACTATTAGTAGATGCTCCCAGAGATGGTACAGCGCTAGTAGAAAGCATCGCCACCCTAGCACAACACTTAGGAACTCCTTTAGAATACTGGGAACGCCTGAGCCGAAATCATCCATTGCGGACGCAGCCGTTTTTGTTTGCTGCACTACCCACTATTAACGAACAGCCGATTCAACTTTTGGTTGGCGGTGGGATTGTTTTACTTATCGGCGACCTTTCATCTGGTTGGGGTTTGGACGAAAAATTGTCACTTTCGCGCACTACCATTCGCACCGCTCAAGAGCTAGGAATTAACATCTTAAATTTCGCCTCTCGCAGGCGACAAATGACGCAGTTACTAAAAGCAGATATTCCAGAGCAAGCGCCTGCGAAGCCTACCGGATCTAAGAGCGTGTTTGACAAGTTACTTTGA
- a CDS encoding glycosyltransferase family 2 protein — protein sequence MNPKYSFIVPVYNEEKSLPELYRRMQIVMDKLEEPAELILINDGSRDRSLQLLRDFHDKDPRFCYLGLARNFGHQIAVTAGLNFARGECIVILDADLQDPPELIPQMVEKWQQGYQVVYAQRTLRHKERWGKRVTAYVFYRLLNRLADVDIPTDTGDFCLIDRQVVNILNSMPERNRYIRGLRSWVGFRQTSIRFERDPRFAGEVGYTFSKSLALAVNALVSFSKVPLRLSTYVGLFAAAMAILMGLLVLYWRLFLPHSPLTNFTIILVAIFFLGAVQLVSIGILGEYIGRIYEEVKGRPLYTLAEVRGFTCHQSDKF from the coding sequence ATGAACCCGAAGTATTCGTTTATAGTTCCCGTCTACAACGAGGAAAAAAGCCTTCCGGAACTTTATCGCCGGATGCAGATTGTAATGGATAAGCTAGAAGAGCCAGCAGAATTGATATTAATTAATGATGGCAGCCGCGATCGCTCCCTACAATTACTGCGCGATTTCCATGACAAAGATCCCCGTTTTTGCTACCTCGGTCTAGCTCGTAACTTTGGTCATCAAATTGCCGTCACTGCTGGTTTAAATTTTGCTAGGGGCGAGTGCATAGTTATCTTGGATGCAGACTTACAAGACCCCCCCGAACTAATCCCCCAAATGGTGGAAAAGTGGCAACAGGGCTATCAAGTCGTTTATGCCCAGCGCACCTTACGCCACAAAGAACGGTGGGGCAAACGAGTCACCGCTTATGTGTTTTATCGCCTCCTCAACAGACTCGCTGATGTGGACATTCCCACCGATACTGGCGATTTTTGCCTGATAGATAGACAAGTCGTAAATATACTTAATTCTATGCCAGAGCGCAATCGCTACATTCGCGGGCTGCGTTCCTGGGTTGGCTTCCGACAAACATCAATTCGCTTTGAGCGCGACCCCCGCTTTGCCGGTGAGGTAGGCTACACCTTTAGTAAATCTCTGGCTTTAGCCGTCAATGCTCTAGTGTCTTTTTCAAAAGTTCCCTTGCGGCTGTCAACATACGTTGGCTTATTTGCCGCTGCTATGGCCATATTGATGGGACTTTTAGTTTTATATTGGCGGCTTTTTCTGCCTCATTCGCCTTTAACGAACTTTACAATTATTTTGGTTGCTATCTTCTTTCTGGGAGCCGTTCAACTCGTAAGTATTGGTATATTGGGCGAGTATATCGGGCGCATATACGAAGAAGTTAAAGGCAGACCGCTTTATACTCTGGCAGAAGTGCGCGGCTTTACCTGCCATCAATCAGATAAATTTTAG
- a CDS encoding tetratricopeptide repeat protein encodes MKRQKVEKRQKHSQLEHGNEGKRLLFFFILSLNFLSLAPVAAASITSDFRNYAAPVKNSLLAQDTPQQEENLFEYWIGLCDSLNGEQKYAEALAACDRALDTNPKDAVTWIKRSDVMLKLTKYAEALASAERAIKIQPEYSLALAYGCSALYELGRYEQAIAACDRAIAGDGNWGTISPAFALYNRGLALSKLGKPQEAIASYDSALAINPKYSLVLAARCATLSQLARYEEVIAACDLALAGDGNWGNSSPAIAWYNRGLALSRLGRLEEAVASYNNAVAIDPKDAATWTYQGMALGQLGKHAEALTAHEFALKINEKYALALVNRCATLNKLGKFPEALAACESAIQGDGKWGEFGPAFAWDQRGNSLTGQGKLEEALASVNRAIAIKPDYAEAWNNRSVTLWRMGRYEEALASSDRAITINREYSQGWFNQGRILRTLGRYEAALAAYDLALKNEDKVGDSRTIADVWANRSVVLWHLRRYKEALASTDRAIGINPDSGQGWYNRGIVLLALERYEEAIASYDRAIGINAKDANFWTGRGIALKNLQRYEQALAAFEEALKIAPTQAQAQENIKIVQRKLQERTPASNPKPK; translated from the coding sequence GTGAAAAGGCAAAAGGTAGAAAAGAGGCAAAAGCATTCCCAGTTAGAGCATGGGAACGAGGGCAAAAGGTTGCTCTTTTTCTTTATTTTGTCTTTAAATTTTTTAAGTTTAGCTCCGGTTGCAGCAGCAAGCATAACTAGCGACTTTAGAAATTATGCAGCGCCAGTAAAAAATAGCTTGCTAGCTCAGGATACGCCGCAGCAGGAAGAAAATTTATTTGAATACTGGATTGGGTTATGCGACTCATTGAATGGCGAACAAAAATATGCAGAAGCGCTGGCGGCGTGCGATCGCGCTCTCGATACTAATCCTAAAGACGCTGTAACTTGGATAAAGCGCAGTGACGTGATGCTGAAGTTAACCAAGTATGCGGAAGCTTTAGCCTCAGCGGAACGCGCGATCAAAATTCAACCAGAATATTCTCTGGCTTTGGCTTATGGATGCAGCGCACTTTATGAATTAGGCAGATACGAACAAGCGATCGCTGCTTGCGATCGCGCTATTGCTGGCGATGGTAATTGGGGTACTATCAGCCCTGCTTTTGCTTTGTATAATCGAGGGTTGGCGCTAAGCAAATTGGGAAAACCGCAAGAAGCGATCGCCTCTTATGACAGCGCCTTAGCTATTAATCCCAAATATTCTTTAGTGCTAGCTGCTCGATGCGCCACTTTATCACAATTAGCTCGATACGAAGAAGTAATTGCCGCTTGCGATCTTGCCCTTGCAGGTGATGGGAATTGGGGTAATAGCAGCCCTGCTATTGCTTGGTATAACAGAGGGTTAGCTTTAAGTAGGTTGGGAAGGTTAGAAGAAGCAGTTGCTTCTTATAACAATGCAGTTGCAATCGATCCTAAAGATGCTGCAACCTGGACTTATCAAGGTATGGCTCTAGGACAGTTGGGCAAGCACGCGGAAGCACTAACAGCCCATGAATTTGCTTTAAAAATAAATGAAAAGTATGCTCTGGCTTTAGTTAATCGATGCGCCACGCTAAACAAATTAGGAAAATTTCCAGAAGCACTTGCTGCGTGTGAAAGTGCAATTCAAGGAGACGGTAAATGGGGCGAATTTGGCCCAGCTTTTGCCTGGGATCAGCGCGGCAATTCGCTAACAGGACAGGGAAAATTAGAAGAAGCACTAGCATCTGTTAACCGCGCGATCGCTATTAAACCCGACTATGCAGAAGCTTGGAATAACCGCAGCGTGACGCTGTGGAGGATGGGGAGGTACGAGGAAGCATTAGCATCAAGCGATCGCGCCATCACCATCAATCGCGAATACTCTCAAGGATGGTTCAACCAAGGTAGGATACTTAGAACGTTGGGACGGTATGAAGCAGCGCTTGCCGCTTACGACCTAGCACTCAAGAATGAGGACAAAGTAGGCGATTCCCGTACAATTGCGGATGTTTGGGCTAACCGTAGTGTAGTTTTATGGCATTTGAGGAGGTACAAAGAAGCACTAGCCTCAACTGACCGTGCTATAGGCATTAACCCTGATTCGGGGCAGGGTTGGTATAACCGAGGAATAGTGCTGCTAGCTTTAGAAAGGTATGAAGAAGCGATCGCTTCTTACGACCGCGCTATTGGCATTAATGCCAAAGATGCTAATTTCTGGACTGGTCGCGGGATAGCACTCAAAAACTTGCAAAGGTATGAACAAGCGCTTGCTGCCTTTGAAGAAGCGTTGAAAATCGCCCCAACGCAAGCTCAAGCCCAAGAAAACATAAAAATTGTCCAGCGAAAGTTGCAAGAACGCACGCCAGCGTCTAACCCCAAGCCAAAATAA
- a CDS encoding KGK domain-containing protein: MENKFEPLAKGEVLSVEEDSQILIGHRTFRVGEFSKSMRDQLEYGLGKVKWTEETEGWFSDNGINCEVLKFGSDGWQKGKVRISLEFCPQDTEVEFPEPPTPAISLDEEEPELAAMLIIEEEPDFPEIMAIDEEEPEFAGISDNNQLEDMPQNSLLDDVWQDMNQASWPENQY, translated from the coding sequence GTGGAAAATAAGTTTGAGCCGCTGGCTAAAGGTGAAGTTCTTTCTGTTGAAGAGGATTCCCAAATTTTAATTGGACACCGCACCTTTAGGGTTGGTGAATTTTCCAAATCCATGAGAGATCAATTGGAATATGGGTTGGGAAAAGTAAAATGGACGGAAGAAACAGAAGGATGGTTTAGCGACAACGGCATCAATTGCGAAGTTTTGAAATTTGGTTCTGATGGCTGGCAAAAAGGAAAAGTTAGAATTAGCCTAGAATTTTGTCCCCAAGATACTGAGGTTGAATTCCCCGAACCACCAACTCCCGCTATCTCTCTAGATGAGGAAGAACCGGAGCTTGCAGCTATGTTAATCATCGAGGAAGAACCTGACTTTCCTGAAATTATGGCTATCGATGAGGAGGAACCAGAGTTTGCAGGAATATCGGACAACAACCAGTTAGAAGATATGCCGCAAAACTCCCTACTCGATGACGTTTGGCAGGATATGAACCAAGCTAGTTGGCCAGAAAATCAGTACTAA
- a CDS encoding phage tail protein — protein MTYSLSGQPMRLQLTPMQLPQAVQGQGLAMTVNLATNSSTATSSDLLLHPGEPSEMFVHLENQGTRILQLRMQLEGDIPWNWCRINIDGNELAPGQKIDARLQFEVPANFFEEMGGNNSPGSLALDYPGRINIYYQEIGTGRQLIESAAFNLYVRPRSLYTDFLPALYSEVDFIARFLKIFEEAFEPAVQTMDMLWAYLDPLTAPEAMLPFLAHWVAWEIDPRWSTERSRRLIRQAMEIYRWRGTRRGLRFYLHLYTDLPLDEHIPEETDKHISIKEVFGEGFKLGATAMGENSIVGGGRPFHFIVRLRPDPGMQVSEQLVRYIIDQEKPAFCTYELYIQ, from the coding sequence ATGACTTACAGCTTGTCCGGTCAACCGATGCGGTTGCAACTCACTCCCATGCAGTTGCCCCAAGCAGTCCAGGGTCAGGGGTTAGCCATGACGGTGAATTTGGCAACAAATTCATCAACAGCAACCAGCTCCGACCTGCTACTGCATCCTGGGGAGCCTAGCGAAATGTTTGTGCATCTAGAAAACCAGGGGACGCGAATTCTGCAATTAAGGATGCAACTTGAGGGCGACATCCCCTGGAACTGGTGTCGCATAAATATAGATGGCAATGAACTAGCTCCTGGTCAGAAGATAGATGCCCGCTTACAATTTGAGGTTCCGGCAAACTTCTTTGAAGAAATGGGTGGCAATAATTCCCCTGGTTCGCTAGCGCTAGATTATCCAGGGCGCATTAATATTTACTATCAAGAAATCGGTACTGGCAGACAGTTGATCGAGTCCGCGGCATTTAATCTGTATGTGCGCCCTCGTAGCTTATACACAGATTTTTTGCCAGCCCTTTATAGTGAAGTAGATTTTATTGCTCGGTTTCTAAAAATTTTTGAAGAGGCTTTTGAACCAGCAGTGCAGACAATGGATATGCTGTGGGCATATTTAGATCCTTTGACTGCACCAGAGGCAATGCTTCCGTTTTTGGCTCACTGGGTAGCGTGGGAGATAGATCCGCGTTGGAGTACGGAGCGATCGCGTCGTCTAATTCGTCAGGCAATGGAGATCTACCGTTGGCGCGGTACTCGCCGGGGTTTGCGTTTTTATCTACATCTCTACACCGATTTGCCCTTAGACGAGCATATCCCTGAAGAAACTGATAAACACATCAGTATTAAGGAAGTCTTCGGTGAGGGTTTTAAACTAGGGGCAACTGCTATGGGTGAAAACTCGATAGTAGGGGGAGGACGGCCTTTTCATTTTATTGTCCGTCTGCGTCCCGATCCAGGGATGCAAGTGAGCGAACAATTAGTGCGCTATATAATCGACCAGGAAAAACCTGCTTTTTGTACCTACGAACTTTATATCCAATAG
- a CDS encoding WD40 repeat domain-containing protein, whose translation MPKSLISASVSAQVVKFRPGGAPATFTVTVTNESAQFATFLLEVTAAGADAEQNYRWYSLSPAVGAKKPPGDSTQFSVVITDSPVPGFVGNMNLAVRIFSLEMADEDRQIVRLVLEEGLEQLPMKLELPVREFQAIPGDRVEVPVRVYNPSQKTVDVLLSFVGVEPTWLAGGAEQRVQLRPGGKVETTFLCQLATSTLAASKTYPFAIKALANNGSPSSIEGNLTVLPSGAIDFSCTPAIGQIPAKLSWFPRPKANSTTYKLRFDNLSNLNQEVSAAIASEDLRKFKLQVIPHEANLAPGETTELQLVIGQRRPWFGVAKKYLFEVKAIVSDLRLDVRNDTQIAQLRVLPVIQIWMQLFALVLLLFLAWWFSWLNPNNPFYGHQAPVNSVQINGSANELVSGSNDQTLIKWDVIGFFNPLINQQREVVGNAAKAVRVIRYRPVENNLVAAGLENGEIQLWNILGGRKRIVDSFVAQKDDRVLALEFTKDSRYLFSGHGSGQVLQWNVERYMSSEPDSAKQPILKNQLDFAIYGLAFVGKEDKNLAIVGRYNQMKLWNWTTKKLTSVNYNRPGGQDDYITSIDSSDVQPNLLVTADNQGYITLWNMGNCLEGNGACEVLDEWQDGHGGKPVRSVALSDDGCYLASSGDDAKVMLWPLTLEGKRADQFSKGNNIGRGWRGAKINSVDIKLEDKYILVASGSDDTEVRLHRVDRLPQLQCDK comes from the coding sequence ATGCCGAAGAGCCTGATCAGTGCTAGTGTCTCAGCGCAAGTAGTTAAATTTAGACCGGGAGGTGCGCCCGCAACCTTTACAGTTACAGTTACTAACGAAAGCGCTCAGTTTGCTACTTTTTTGTTGGAGGTGACAGCAGCAGGTGCTGATGCCGAACAAAATTATCGCTGGTATAGCCTTTCACCTGCGGTTGGTGCAAAAAAGCCCCCTGGTGACTCTACGCAATTTTCTGTTGTCATAACTGATAGCCCGGTACCAGGCTTTGTGGGAAATATGAACCTGGCAGTGCGTATTTTCTCACTGGAAATGGCAGATGAGGACAGACAAATAGTACGTCTAGTTTTGGAAGAGGGTCTAGAACAACTTCCGATGAAACTAGAGTTGCCCGTAAGAGAATTTCAGGCTATTCCAGGCGATCGCGTTGAAGTTCCTGTGCGAGTTTATAATCCAAGTCAGAAAACTGTGGATGTCCTGCTTAGTTTTGTGGGTGTAGAACCGACGTGGCTAGCAGGCGGTGCCGAACAGCGAGTGCAACTTCGTCCTGGCGGCAAAGTAGAAACAACTTTCTTATGTCAACTAGCTACTAGCACTTTAGCTGCTAGCAAAACATACCCTTTTGCAATTAAAGCGCTAGCTAATAACGGCTCGCCATCAAGTATTGAAGGCAATCTTACAGTACTTCCGAGTGGGGCAATAGACTTTAGCTGTACGCCAGCAATTGGGCAAATTCCTGCTAAATTAAGCTGGTTCCCTAGACCAAAAGCTAACTCTACTACTTACAAACTACGCTTTGATAATCTTAGCAATTTAAACCAAGAAGTTAGTGCTGCGATCGCTAGCGAAGATCTGCGAAAATTTAAGCTACAAGTTATTCCCCATGAGGCAAACTTAGCCCCTGGCGAAACTACAGAATTGCAGTTAGTGATCGGTCAGCGGCGACCTTGGTTTGGCGTAGCAAAAAAATATTTATTTGAAGTTAAAGCTATTGTCTCTGACCTGCGGCTGGATGTCCGCAATGACACCCAAATTGCACAACTGCGCGTTCTTCCAGTTATCCAAATATGGATGCAGTTGTTTGCATTAGTGCTGCTGCTATTTTTAGCTTGGTGGTTCTCTTGGCTTAACCCTAATAATCCTTTTTACGGACACCAAGCTCCTGTTAATTCCGTACAAATCAATGGCAGCGCCAACGAGTTGGTGAGTGGCTCGAACGACCAAACACTAATTAAATGGGATGTTATTGGCTTCTTCAATCCATTGATAAACCAACAGAGGGAGGTTGTGGGAAATGCGGCTAAAGCAGTGCGCGTGATTCGTTATAGACCAGTAGAGAATAATTTGGTTGCCGCAGGCTTAGAAAATGGAGAAATTCAACTCTGGAATATATTGGGAGGACGTAAAAGAATTGTAGATTCCTTTGTTGCTCAAAAAGATGACCGCGTATTGGCTCTAGAGTTTACCAAAGATTCGCGCTATCTATTCAGCGGTCACGGTAGCGGCCAGGTTTTACAGTGGAATGTGGAACGGTATATGTCTTCAGAACCCGATAGTGCCAAACAACCTATTCTCAAAAACCAATTAGATTTTGCGATTTACGGTCTCGCATTTGTGGGCAAGGAAGATAAAAATCTTGCTATTGTTGGACGCTACAACCAGATGAAATTGTGGAACTGGACGACTAAAAAGCTTACTTCAGTAAATTACAATCGACCAGGAGGCCAAGACGATTACATTACAAGTATAGATAGTTCAGACGTGCAGCCTAACCTTTTGGTAACAGCAGATAACCAGGGCTATATTACCTTGTGGAACATGGGAAACTGCCTGGAGGGAAACGGTGCTTGTGAAGTTCTTGATGAATGGCAAGATGGTCACGGCGGCAAACCAGTTCGTTCTGTAGCTTTAAGCGACGATGGTTGCTACTTAGCTTCTTCGGGGGATGACGCTAAGGTGATGCTGTGGCCGCTAACACTTGAAGGTAAGCGTGCTGACCAATTCTCTAAGGGTAACAACATTGGTCGAGGGTGGCGTGGTGCGAAAATTAATAGTGTAGACATAAAGCTAGAGGATAAATATATCCTTGTTGCTAGTGGTAGCGATGATACTGAGGTAAGGTTACATCGAGTGGATAGATTACCTCAGTTGCAGTGCGATAAGTAG